The bacterium DNA segment GACCTAACAAAACTGGATCGATAGATTTAACAATTAAATTTTGTCCAGTTTTGTCAATCTCAACAGTAATACCTTGTGGTAACACAAAGTAAAAAAAATGACTTTTACCCAATATAAATAAGAGACCTTTGTCCACTGAATCAAAAGATTTTTTTTCTCCAGCTAATACAATTCCAACGGTCTTTTTGTCTCGATCAATAACATATTTTTTATTCGGCAACTGTTTGATTGCTGTTTTATTAACAAATTCAGCCTTACATCCAAGCCCGACAATTTTCACTTTTTTTTCAAACTCTTTACATGCACCTAATACCTTATTTTGCAATAAAGCATGATGCAATCCCCATAAACAGTTAATATCAGCTACCATTCTG contains these protein-coding regions:
- the rplF gene encoding 50S ribosomal protein L6; this encodes MSKIGRKPINIDGVAIQIDGQAVHFKGPKSVGVYTLPQPLKAAVKEKQLLITVDQEVSDKATRMVADINCLWGLHHALLQNKVLGACKEFEKKVKIVGLGCKAEFVNKTAIKQLPNKKYVIDRDKKTVGIVLAGEKKSFDSVDKGLLFILGKSHFFYFVLPQGITVEIDKTGQNLIVKSIDPVLLGLCVSKIKQLRKPEPYKGTGIREENEIVRRKAGKTKAG